The Argiope bruennichi chromosome 5, qqArgBrue1.1, whole genome shotgun sequence genome segment CAAATTTGTGTCCCTTTATCGGGAACATGAATGTTTGTGGAATGTTGACAGTGCTGcatatagaaacaaaaatttaaaaagaaaggctCTGGAGACCATGACTGAAGCCATTTCATCAGAAATAGGTCTTCAAGATTGGACTCCTGAGCTAGTGAAGGCTAAGCTTAAAAGCCTTCGAGGAACATACAatatagaaagcaaaaaaattagAGCCTCCAAAAGATCGGGGATTGGCGCTGCAAAACTTTATGTTCCTAATCTAAAATGGTTTCACATGATGGACGAGTTTATGAATGTGGTGAAAGAAAAGAGGAATACGACAGACAATTTGGTAAGTACACtaacatcttttatttatacaataagcaaagtaatattaaaaaattaaatatacaagatATGGCCACATTCTGGTTccttaataacaataaaacattttacaaaattattataacgaATATAGTAAAAgaggaatataaataaattttgacaatttattatACTTTACCATTTTGCCATGGCACAGCTCCTTCATTACTGAAATATCTGGCAAGATTATTCTTGTACAATTTGGCAAGTTTTGATGATTTGCAGTTTCGACCAGAAATACTCTGAATGTTGAATAATTCGGTTATTTCTGATCTCCACTGACCAGGAATAATCTCAcctgtttcaatattttcttcatccAAAGACCCCCGAGATAGATAAGATGATGCAGATGTTTTGATGAGCCAGTTGTGCAAAGCACAAGATGCTTTCACAATTTTGTCAGTTGTAGATAACTGGCAATCATTTTTTCTTGTGAAGATTCTAAATCTGCTTGTTAAAATACCGAAAGCATTTTCTACAACTCGTCTAGCTCTACTTAGACGGTAGTTGAATATCTTTTTCTCGGTAGTCAGTGGATGAATTTTGAATGGCTTCATCAAATATGGTTTCAAGGGAAACGCATCATCCCCAATAATGCATCCATCTGTACCAAATAAAGTGTATCGTTCTAATTTTTCATAGAGCGCACTGTTCTGTAGTACTCCTCCATCGGAAACTATTCCATTGCATCCAACATCAATATACAGAAACGTGTAATCCCAACTAGCTAATGCTAGTAGAATTATACTGTGGAATCCTTTGTAGTTGAAAAATTGTGAGCCACAATCAGGAGGTGCCTGTATCAGGACATGTTTTCCATCAAGTGCCCCATGACAATTTGGGAAATTCCACGCATTCAAAAAACCTTGCTTAATAGCAGCCCATTCTTCTGTAGTAGAGGGGacctgtaataaaattattattcatgttcTGAAATATGCTTTTGTGACATCATTCAAAAtcgtaatttatcaatttttcaggaACCTCAGCCAACTTTTGAGGAAGCAGATGCTGAAAGGAATGGTGTGGAGATCATCTCTACATCAACACCAGCGAGTACTCCTCACCTTCCTTCAATGTCGACTCCTCAGTCTGAACGAGGCAGAACCTCAtttggcaaaagaaaaaaaagaaataaagacttGCTTCAAATAACTGGGGATATAAAGCAGCTTGCGGACAGGCTTAATGCAGATTCAGACGATGAAGTGGATGCCTTTGGCAGATCGATTGCATTACACATTAAAAAACTGAAGCCTGAATCAGCGATTCAGGCACAATTGGAGATTCAAGGGATTATCACCAAGTACCGGCTGCATGACATGGCTGCAGAGTGTGCAAAAGCACCAATACATGCATCAAATGATGTATTAGCTGCAGCCATGCAATGTACAATTTTTAacgatgaataaataaattataatttgatttttttgtgtgtgtttcatgactgaattattaaatatctactTATAGttgctataatataaaataattactgaaaaatttagtaattatttcttgttgtttttaaataaatatgcagtaatttttttaagttacttaaattttatttgtttacagtAATAATAATGACTTTAAAACCTTCAATTTATTGCTTTCCTTCATAAAATTAAACAGTAGGAAATTTTGCTGtagtaaatatttactaaagGCAAAGTAATTAACATCTAGACGAAGTTTTAAATCAATATGCTTAATTGATAAGACAAATAGAGATtatttgttgtattaattattttggcaaaaattataaatatcaacatGAGATTAGGATCTCTTATGGTTCTATATCAATAGTgagtgaacaattttttttttctcatgatacTTCTCCATTTCTAACACCAGCAACTAATTTCTATTGctttaaaatcaagtattaaaaaaaattactgtagtGAACAAGGCATTTGCAACAAAaggtgtttttaaataaattaacagcaAAACGCATAGTAtccaaaatattaatcatttgcaGTCAAAATATAAATGACTAATTTGCGTGTgtgttttcaattttcttataatatttatacctGTAAATGTAATTAGGCCATAAAAATGCTCgcaaattaacttttctttataCATATTACTATTCAATCACGGccgatttataaaaaaactctttGATACGACTCATTCAGCActaattattcgaattatataaatataagttttataccTTTATGAATTCATTCAAGCTTTCATAAATAGCATCCAAAACTTCTGGAATCGTAGAACTGATGGTGCTCTTAGGCACACGGAAGAGATGGCTCAGCGTTCTATAACTGCATCCACTGGCTAAAAAGGTCAGCGTTAATTCCAGTTTAATTTTTGCAGATAAACTGCCTCTCATTATTGTGTTCTGCCGTTGAATTGTATCTGAAATTCGGCATAGCAAATTGTTAAACATCTCCGGAGTTAGTCTTAAAAAAAGCCGGTACTCTTTCGGATCCTCGGCTGCTAACTCTTTTAAAAGAAGATTAGAAGTGCCGAGTTCATCTCTTCTTCTAATCCATTTTTTAACCCAAGTACGTTTTGTGGCGTTCATTTCTTCCTCTACTTCCTCAGATAGAACCGCAAGAAGACGAAGTagagtttttttcaaaaactctttCTGATTCTTTGATAAATGCCTTCTTCGGCTGCTTCGTTCAGCCATGAAGGTATGtcgatagataaaatattttcagacacTAATCACAAAGCTGTGCGTGAAAGTACATAAAATGAGAGTGTGCGCCAAAAGGCGATTCATTAAGAGATTTGGAATGCCCTCTACAAACTTACTAAACCTGTTTGAGGATTGGTCACGTGATCATCCTCTGGTAGGCGTGgtcttctattgcgcgcaataataagcctcgtctgaacccaccttAAGTTTGTAGAGGGCATTCCAAATCTCTTAATGAATCGCCTTTTGGCGCACACTCTCATTTTATGTACTTTCACGCACAGCTTTGTGATTAgtgtctgaaaatattttatctatcgaCATACCTTCATGGCTGAACGAAGCAGCCGAAGAAGGCATTTATCAAAGAATCAGaaagagtttttgaaaaaaactctACTTCGTCTTCTTGCGGTTCTATCTGAGGAAGTAGAGGAAGAAATGAACGCCACAAAACGTACTTGGGTTAAAAAATGGATTAGAAGAAGAGATGAACTCGGCACTTCTAATCTTCTTTTAAAAGAGTTAGCAGCCGAGGATCCGAAAGAGTACCGGCTTTTTTTAAGACTAACTCCGGAGATGTTTAACAATTTGCTATGCCGAATTTCAGATACAATTCAACGGCAGAACACAATAATGAGAGGCAGTTTATCTGCAAAAATTAAACTGGAATTAACGCTGACCTTTTTAGCCAGTGGATGCAGTTATAGAACGCTGAGCCATCTCTTCCGTGTGCCTAAGAGCACCATCAGTTCTACGATTCCAGAAGTTTTGGATGCTATTTATGAAAGCTTGAATGAATTCATAAAggtataaaacttatatttatataattcgaataattagTGCTGAATGAGTCGTATCaaagagtttttttataaatcggCCGTGATTGAATAGTAATATGtataaagaaaagttaatttgcGAGCATTTTTATGGCCTAATTACATTTACaggtataaatattataagaaaattgaaaacacACACGCAAATTAGTCATTTATATTTTGACtgcaaatgattaatattttggaTACTATGCGTTTtgctgttaatttatttaaaaacacctTTTGTTGCAAATGCCTTGTTCactacagtaattttttttaatacttgattttaaagCAATAGAAATTAGTTGCTGGTGTTAGAAATGGAGAAgtatcatgagaaaaaaaaaaattgttcactcACTATTGATATAGAACCATAAGAGATCCTAATCTCatgttgatatttataatttttgccaaaataattaatacaacaaataATCTCTATTTGTCTTATCAATTAAGCATATTGATTTAAAACTTCGTCTAGATGTTAATTACTTTGCctttagtaaatatttactaCAGCAAAATTTCCTACTGTTTAATTTTATGAAGGAAAGCAATAAATTGAAGGTTTTAAAGTCATTATTATTactgtaaacaaataaaatttaagtaacttaaaaaaattactgcatatttatttaaaaacaacaagaaataattactaaatttttcagtaattattttatattatagcaaCTATAagtagatatttaataattcagtcatgaaacacacaaaaaaaaatcaaattataatttatttattcatcgtTAAAAATTGTACATTGCATGGCTGCAGCTAATACATCATTTGATGCATGTATTGGTGCTTTTGCACACTCTGCAGCCATGTCATGCAGCCGGTACTTGGTGATAATCCCTTGAATCTCCAATTGTGCCTGAATCGCTGATTCAGGCTTCAGTTTTTTAATGTGTAATGCAATCGATCTGCCAAAGGCATCCACTTCATCGTCTGAATCTGCATTAAGCCTGTCCGCAAGCTGCTTTATATCCCCAGTTATTTGAAGCaagtctttatttcttttttttcttttgccaaaTGAGGTTCTGCCTCGTTCAGACTGAGGAGTCGACATTGAAGGAAGGTGAGGAGTACTCGCTGGTGTTGATGTAGAGATGATCTCCACACCATTCCTTTCAGCATCTGCTTCCTCAAAAGTTGGCTGAGGTtcctgaaaaattgataaattacgaTTTTGAATGATGTCACAAAAGCATATTTCAgaacatgaataataattttattacaggtCCCCTCTACTACAGAAGAATGGGCTGCTATTAAGCAAGGTTTTTTGAATGCGTGGAATTTCCCAAATTGTCATGGGGCACTTGATGGAAAACATGTCCTGATACAGGCACCTCCTGATTGTGGCTCACAATTTTTCAACTACAAAGGATTCCACAGTATAATTCTACTAGCATTAGCTAGTTGGGATTACACGTTTCTGTATATTGATGTTGGATGCAATGGAATAGTTTCCGATGGAGGAGTACTACAGAACAGTGCGCTCTATGAAAAATTAGAACGATACACTTTATTTGGTACAGATGGATGCATTATTGGGGATGATGCGTTTCCCTTGAAACCATATTTGATGAAGCCATTCAAAATTCATCCACTGACTACCGAGAAAAAGATATTCAACTACCGTCTAAGTAGAGCTAGACGAGTTGTAGAAAATGCTTTCGGTATTTTAACAAGCAGATTTAGAATCTTCACAAGAAAAAATGATTGCCAGTTATCTACAACTGACAAAATTGTGAAAGCATCTTGTGCTTTGCACAACTGGCTCATCAAAACATCTGCATCATCTTATCTATCTCGGGGGTCTTTggatgaagaaaatattgaaacaggTGAGATTATTCCTGGTCAGTGGAGATCAGAAATAACCGAATTATTCAACATTCAGAGTATTTCTGGTCGAAACTGCAAATCATCAAAACTTGCCAAATTGTACAGGAATAATCTTGCCAAATATTTCAGTAATGAAGGAGCTGTGCCATGGCAAAATGGTAAAGTataataaattgtcaaaatttatttatattcctcTTTTACTATATtcgttataataattttgtaaaatgttttattgttattaaggAACCAGAATGTGGCCATatcttgtatatttaattttttaatattactttgcttattgtataaataaaagatgttaGTGTACTTACCAAATTGTCTGTCGTATTCCTCTTTTCTTTCACCACATTCATAAACTCGTCCATCATGTGAAACCATTTTAGATTAGGAACATAAAGTTTTGCAGCGCCAATCCCCGATCTTTTGGAGGCTctaatttttttgctttctatatTGTATGTTCCTCGAAGGCTTTTAAGCTTAGCCTTCACTAGCTCAGGAGTCCAATCTTGAAGACCTATTTCTGATGAAATGGCTTCAGTCATGGTCTCCAGagcctttctttttaaatttttgtttctatatgCAGCACTGTCAACATTCCACAAACATTCATGTTCCCGATAAAGGGACACAAATTTGCATGTCTCACTGTCAGACAGCTTCATTTTctaaaatggaaaacaaaaacaaaaaattcttgaagttaaaaatttcagtttgaataaaatacaactaTAGTTCAATAAAAAAGTACACATCAAAATATGAATGTATACCATAATtactaaacttttttatatatataaatattaaaagcatttgagTTAGTGGTATGCTGAGGGTCCTACATTTTTAGTTTCTTGCTtgaatacaaaacattaaattttgtatattttatttgtaaccattcagttttaaacttagcttattcataaaattacagGTGGTAAGAAGAGTTTAACATTAATAAACAGAGAATCATTActacaaaactaatttaaatgctcttgaaaaatgtatattataccAAATAATCCATAAACATATGGAGTGACTAACTTATGATTGtattcacttttatttgtttCGCTGCCATTTTTTATAcatgtataagaaatatttcacaaggaatagaattaaatattttattcaaaaaacattattgtatacaaatggttaaaaaaatcctgaaaactAAAAAGACTGCACATTCAAAACCTTTCTCCtcatttcattatcaaaatataaatccaCAATTATTGCTAACACCAAACGTATAAAGctcatatttcataaaactatttaataataataggaatgcattagtttataaaaattattagttattaaaaatctaaatgttttaattaatacaattcagTCCATATTAAAATCTTagcaatttctaaatttagaagacAATGACCATGCCAAAATAATGGTAAACAGTAACTGTAGCaagcattgaatatttaaaaattatattaattaactaaataaatgtgataaaatgacCATTAACATGCTAACACCAACctcaaacaaatatataaatattgaccGAAGGGCCTTTTCATGCCTCTACCACACCTGACAAATTgtgtcaaatatatattttataacaaacatttttattatagtattggaatactttttcataaaaattagacataaataaaacttacctgataaataaacaaatagctAAAATCAAGAaagaagaataaacaaataagaatgtagaataaagaaataaaagatgaagaaaaaaatgaaaatagaatggCCGTGACGAAAGAAAACGATTATAGAAATGGCGAAAAACAAAGAACACACGTTGTTTGGAGGCTTCGCATCTTGGTACTTTTTACgccaaataaattttgtttacactccaacaaacttaattttttaagccAAAATCTGCACACGCATGCGCAAATAGAGGAAATgttgggacaatggcaaataattgtcccgtcgggacaaccgTTTGCCATTGTACCAACGCCGTTGTCTCAagtgttcacacggggacaatagagggacaacagtagagagacaacgTTTGCGGgcaataaaaagcctcgt includes the following:
- the LOC129968398 gene encoding uncharacterized protein LOC129968398, with amino-acid sequence MAERSSRRRHLSKNQKEFLKKTLLRLLAVLSEEVEEEMNATKRTWVKKWIRRRDELGTSNLLLKELAAEDPKEYRLFLRLTPEMFNNLLCRISDTIQRQNTIMRGSLSAKIKLELTLTFLASGCSYRTLSHLFRVPKSTISSTIPEVLDAIYESLNEFIKVPSTTEEWAAIKQGFLNAWNFPNCHGALDGKHVLIQAPPDCGSQFFNYKGFHSIILLALASWDYTFLYIDVGCNGIVSDGGVLQNSALYEKLERYTLFGTDGCIIGDDAFPLKPYLMKPFKIHPLTTEKKIFNYRLSRARRVVENAFGILTSRFRIFTRKNDCQLSTTDKIVKASCALHNWLIKTSASSYLSRGSLDEENIETGEIIPGQWRSEITELFNIQSISGRNCKSSKLAKLYRNNLAKYFSNEGAVPWQNGKV
- the LOC129968559 gene encoding uncharacterized protein LOC129968559, which codes for MFNNLLCRISDTIQRQNTIMRGSLSAKIKLELTLTFLASGCSYRTLSHLFRVPKSTISSTIPEVLDAIYESLNEFIKVPSTTEEWAAIKQGFLNAWNFPNCHGALDGKHVLIQAPPDCGSQFFNYKGFHSIILLALASWDYTFLYIDVGCNGIVSDGGVLQNSALYEKLERYTLFGTDGCIIGDDAFPLKPYLMKPFKIHPLTTEKKIFNYRLSRARRVVENAFGILTSRFRIFTRKNDCQLSTTDKIVKASCALHNWLIKTSASSYLSRGSLDEENIETGEIIPGQWRSEITELFNIQSISGRNCKSSKLAKLYKNNLARYFSNEGAVPWQNGKV